A genome region from Pseudomonadota bacterium includes the following:
- a CDS encoding SMC family ATPase: VNSSIRPRMAELASEYLADLTDGRYSAVELAEDFTPTVVEDGEAKRVISGGEEDILNLCMRISLSHMLAERAGQSFSLLMLDEVFGSLDEGRRSNVLALLEKLRRRFEQIIIITHLDDIKDGVQHLIQVEYEESSGTAQVVSAQDLSTGAHERAIAL, encoded by the coding sequence CGTGAACTCTTCGATTCGGCCCCGTATGGCTGAACTTGCCAGTGAATACTTGGCTGACCTGACCGATGGGCGCTACTCGGCAGTTGAATTAGCCGAGGATTTTACCCCTACGGTAGTTGAGGACGGCGAGGCCAAGCGGGTTATTAGTGGGGGAGAGGAGGATATCCTTAACCTCTGTATGCGCATCTCGCTCTCTCATATGTTGGCAGAGCGGGCCGGACAGAGCTTTTCGCTCTTGATGCTCGATGAGGTCTTTGGCTCCCTCGATGAGGGGCGACGTAGTAACGTACTAGCGTTATTAGAGAAGCTCAGAAGGCGCTTTGAGCAGATAATTATTATTACCCATCTCGATGATATTAAGGATGGTGTGCAGCACCTTATTCAGGTCGAATACGAGGAGTCCTCAGGGACCGCGCAGGTTGTTTCGGCGCAGGATCTAAGTACGGGCGCTCATGAAAGAGCGATCGCTTTATAA
- a CDS encoding SpoVR family protein, which translates to MSDLEHNAAKNNDVPSLDTEAFRRHKITVHEFAGSRGAQERLIQGWKNEIEEIVKSICPLDFFPQEFVVVNWKQLQVILAREGFPKRYEHWRFGQNYESQSVRDSYGLGRTYELVINTDPCIAYLLDSNSVQETRTVMAHVYFHNIFFKHNAYFKATDRRMLDKMGDHAERIKRYQEEHGPLVVESFLDNCLSLDNLIDVHSVALRRASNEVVQRSTLERRALDPIKPARFDVPEYLDRYVNPPEVLRAQVERETKERDQRLKRLPPEPEQDILLFLMTHAPLDPWQQDVLSMVRNESYYFAPQRMTKIMNEGWASYWHSKCMTEHLLPRYPSETVDYCDFNSSVLQPWGKSINPYRLGVRLLRDIEERWDKGKFGHEWDDCRDMEARHNWDKKIGLGQEEILRAMITHNDLTFIYHYLTPEFCAENKLHTYEHDNEGDAYVSSEEFDDVRSMLARSLMNLGEPKLAVVDANHANRGELVILHSFDGQELNRGLAEPTCKNLQRIWTRPVHVLTQDKDGTRRRISYDGKTLSSQKASDDYQGYFERIG; encoded by the coding sequence ATGAGCGATCTAGAGCACAACGCGGCAAAAAACAATGACGTTCCATCCTTAGATACAGAGGCTTTTCGCCGTCACAAGATAACGGTGCACGAGTTTGCCGGCTCTCGTGGAGCACAGGAGCGGCTTATTCAGGGGTGGAAGAACGAGATTGAGGAGATCGTAAAGAGTATCTGCCCCCTTGATTTCTTTCCGCAGGAGTTCGTTGTTGTCAATTGGAAGCAGTTGCAGGTAATCCTTGCTCGTGAGGGCTTTCCTAAACGGTATGAGCACTGGCGTTTCGGCCAAAACTACGAGAGTCAGTCAGTACGAGATAGCTATGGACTGGGCCGAACCTATGAGCTGGTTATCAACACAGACCCCTGCATCGCCTACCTGCTCGACTCTAATTCGGTGCAGGAGACCAGAACGGTCATGGCGCATGTTTATTTCCATAATATATTCTTTAAGCATAACGCATATTTCAAGGCTACTGATCGACGCATGCTCGACAAGATGGGGGATCATGCAGAGCGCATCAAACGCTACCAAGAGGAGCATGGTCCGCTAGTTGTAGAGAGCTTTCTCGATAACTGTCTATCGCTAGACAACCTAATTGACGTGCATTCAGTTGCGCTGCGTAGAGCTAGTAACGAGGTAGTGCAGCGATCCACCCTTGAGCGCAGAGCGCTGGATCCTATTAAGCCGGCGCGCTTTGATGTGCCGGAATATCTTGATCGATATGTGAATCCACCTGAAGTGTTGCGCGCGCAGGTTGAACGGGAGACAAAGGAACGTGACCAGAGGCTTAAGAGGCTTCCACCAGAGCCGGAGCAGGATATTCTACTCTTTTTAATGACGCATGCGCCGCTTGATCCGTGGCAGCAGGATGTGCTCTCTATGGTTCGTAATGAGTCGTACTACTTCGCGCCACAACGCATGACCAAGATTATGAATGAAGGGTGGGCGAGCTATTGGCACTCTAAATGTATGACTGAACACCTTTTACCACGCTATCCATCTGAGACGGTAGACTACTGCGATTTTAACTCTTCCGTATTGCAGCCGTGGGGCAAGAGTATAAATCCATATCGTCTCGGTGTGCGACTATTGCGCGACATCGAAGAGCGTTGGGATAAGGGCAAGTTCGGCCATGAGTGGGATGATTGTCGGGATATGGAGGCTCGGCACAACTGGGACAAGAAAATTGGCTTAGGGCAGGAAGAGATCCTGCGTGCCATGATTACACACAACGACCTAACATTTATCTACCATTATTTAACCCCTGAATTCTGTGCTGAGAATAAGCTTCATACCTATGAGCATGATAATGAGGGGGATGCCTATGTATCATCAGAGGAGTTTGATGATGTACGTTCGATGCTGGCGCGCTCATTAATGAATCTTGGAGAGCCGAAGCTCGCCGTAGTCGATGCAAATCATGCCAATAGAGGCGAGCTCGTTATTCTTCATAGCTTCGACGGACAGGAGTTAAACCGCGGCCTTGCTGAGCCAACCTGTAAGAATCTGCAGAGGATATGGACCCGTCCGGTACACGTGCTGACGCAGGATAAGGATGGGACTAGGCGTAGAATAAGTTATGACGGTAAAACACTTAGCTCACAAAAAGCTTCGGATGATTATCAAGGGTACTTTGAGAGGATAGGGTAG